GAAACATAGCTACTTTTTAAGTAATTATTTTTATTTAGAATAGATTTAATTAGCAGCCTCAGCTACTGTAAATCCATATGCATTTGCAATCTTAGTTGAAATATCATCTAAAGTTGCGTTAGTAACATCCCAGAAACCATTATCCGCCATTAAAGTTGTTAAGTAACCTTCGATGTCAGCAGCAGGTAAATGCGTTGTATTTGTTGTAGTATTTCTTGTAAATCGTAATGATTGAATAAATCCAAATCCTTCTGATAAATCATGAAATGCTGAAGCTTTATCATTAGCTAATGTAGCCTTTGCTTGTTGTAAATAGTAAACAGCTCTAATTGCAATAATTTTCGAAACTGCATTTCTAATAATAGAAGCTTGTTGGTTTCTTACATTATAATTCTTTGCAACGATTGCAGCTCTTCCTAATTTAAATGCGTCATAAATTTCTTGTGAGATTCCGGCAAAATCTGCATCACCTTCAACTCTGGCAACATACTTACTTAAAAAACTATCTGCACCATATTGTGGATTTTCAGCATCATCTGTACCATATAAATAACCAAATGCCTCATCCCATTTGTGCTCCATTGTTGTATAGTTTTTATCTGTTGCTAAAATATCTGAGTTATTATCAGAAATATTAGAAGCCTCATCTAAAACAGCAGTTCCTAAATAGTTATTTAACATTTGATCTACCATTAAACCACCAATTAATCCTTTGTTAATTGCTTGATTATATTCTAATCCCTTCGCACTAACGTAACGAATTGATCCACCTCCAGCTTCTTGAATTTGACCAGCAACTCCTTCTGATGCTAATGTATTCCAGTTAGGAAAAACCTCAGAAACTTGCGCAGCAATCCATCCATCGAATTTTGCTTTTAAAGTATTGGCTTCAGCTGTATTAGTTGAGAAATAATCTCTCGATGCTGCAGTTTTACTTCTTATACTTTTATCAGATGCATTTAATTCAGCTTCAGAAAAATCATTATTTCCTTCAACATGAGCGAACATTGCGTCTAATTGAGCTTCAGTTTTACTAGGATCTTTTAGAGCAGCAATAAACTCCTCTCCCATTTTAATACGTGTTGTTTGACCAGAATAACTTACTGAAGTACTTCCGTTTCTTTCGAATTTATAAGTTTGAGGTGCTGTTACTCCAGATCCTACATTATCATCATCAGAACATGAAACCATTGACAATGTGGTTAAAGCTAATGAAGCTATAATTACTTTTTTCATTTTATTTAGATTAATTTCAAATAATGATGCAAAAATATAAAAGGATACGAAACCACCAAAGTTTATTTAGAATAATTTAAAATAAATCATTTTGACTTTAAAAAGTCTATGACTGCCTTACGAACGTCATAAGCTTTTTCTTCTTTCGTTGGAGTATAAACCTCTATAACTTCTTTGTTTGAAGGCTTTAAGAATGGGATATCGAATCCTTTTAATAGATAATCTGAAGTTGCTACAATATAAATTTGATCGTCTAAAATCTTCTCATTTTGAATTAACCACTCATTCTTATCAGATTTTTTGATATTATATCGTTGTAAATATGCACCTGTCCCGGAAGCATTTTCGCCATAATCCAAAACTTCATTTAATAAACTTCCCTTTAGTTTTACTTTCAGAACTTCCCCACCATAAGGAAGAACTCTAAATATATCAATTGCTGAGACATCTCCTGATAGAACATCATCGATACGAATTGATCCTCCATTAACAATTGCGCAATCAATGTCGGTATCATAACTTCTACTCATTGCTTCTGCTACAATTTCGCCCATATTAGTCTGTACAGATCGAATTGGAGTATCTCTGGCTTCTAACGGAGTTGTAGTATGGTAAACTATTTCATTAGGGTTTTCTACAACATCTTTTATTTTAGTTGTTAAAATATTGTCCCATTTTTGAACAATCTCCCCTACTCTTTCATCTACTTTAATAGAATCATTTATAGTTTTTAATTCCGATTTAAAATCTAACTTCTTTGTAGTTGGATCAAATTGAAATCTATGAATATAGATGGTTTTAGCGTTAGCATCGGCTTTAGTAATTATTGAATTCCCCAACTTATGATACATATTAGTATGCTCATGACCTCCCATAATTAAAGGGATTTCTGGAAGAAATTTAGCCATTTCCTTATCCTGTTCAATGGTCAAGT
This genomic window from Tenacibaculum sp. 190524A05c contains:
- a CDS encoding DUF4856 domain-containing protein, translating into MKKVIIASLALTTLSMVSCSDDDNVGSGVTAPQTYKFERNGSTSVSYSGQTTRIKMGEEFIAALKDPSKTEAQLDAMFAHVEGNNDFSEAELNASDKSIRSKTAASRDYFSTNTAEANTLKAKFDGWIAAQVSEVFPNWNTLASEGVAGQIQEAGGGSIRYVSAKGLEYNQAINKGLIGGLMVDQMLNNYLGTAVLDEASNISDNNSDILATDKNYTTMEHKWDEAFGYLYGTDDAENPQYGADSFLSKYVARVEGDADFAGISQEIYDAFKLGRAAIVAKNYNVRNQQASIIRNAVSKIIAIRAVYYLQQAKATLANDKASAFHDLSEGFGFIQSLRFTRNTTTNTTHLPAADIEGYLTTLMADNGFWDVTNATLDDISTKIANAYGFTVAEAAN
- a CDS encoding bifunctional metallophosphatase/5'-nucleotidase, with translation MNFFKKTALLLLTLLFIISCKPSDDKNAQDISPYQFVKDSNKLYFTIIQLNDVYEISPIQGGKFGGMARVETIHQEVLKEDPNTLLVLAGDFLNPSLLGTIKVNGERVRGKQMVEVMNAMNFDVVAFGNHEFDLSYENLQKRINESNFDWISSNVYHNVNGENVPFHKVVNGSKKSLNPTFTKRITVGDHIINLGFISVCIPSNPKSYVTYTDVFEEAKKSYNELKDKTDYVIGLTHLTIEQDKEMAKFLPEIPLIMGGHEHTNMYHKLGNSIITKADANAKTIYIHRFQFDPTTKKLDFKSELKTINDSIKVDERVGEIVQKWDNILTTKIKDVVENPNEIVYHTTTPLEARDTPIRSVQTNMGEIVAEAMSRSYDTDIDCAIVNGGSIRIDDVLSGDVSAIDIFRVLPYGGEVLKVKLKGSLLNEVLDYGENASGTGAYLQRYNIKKSDKNEWLIQNEKILDDQIYIVATSDYLLKGFDIPFLKPSNKEVIEVYTPTKEEKAYDVRKAVIDFLKSK